The Nesterenkonia xinjiangensis genome contains a region encoding:
- a CDS encoding DUF3830 family protein, with the protein MARYISITLTARGVSCTARLLDDVAPRTCAAVWDALPQAGQVYHGKYARNEIYNLLPGFAEHDPGKENTTVTPIPGDVCWFRFDSDDLGNPGYGYEEAAGVRERREIIDLALFYGRNNLLINGDQGWVPGNVFATVVDGLETMAEACQSIWMDGARGETLAFARAGED; encoded by the coding sequence ATGGCCCGCTACATCAGCATCACCTTGACCGCACGCGGAGTCAGCTGCACCGCGCGGCTGCTCGACGACGTCGCGCCGCGGACCTGTGCGGCCGTGTGGGACGCGCTCCCACAGGCGGGGCAGGTCTACCACGGCAAGTACGCGCGCAACGAGATCTACAACCTGCTGCCGGGCTTCGCCGAACATGATCCCGGCAAGGAGAACACCACGGTCACCCCGATCCCGGGGGACGTGTGCTGGTTCCGGTTCGACTCGGACGACCTCGGCAATCCAGGCTACGGCTACGAGGAAGCCGCAGGGGTGCGGGAACGGCGCGAGATCATCGATCTGGCGCTCTTCTACGGCCGGAACAACCTGTTGATCAACGGGGATCAGGGGTGGGTGCCCGGCAACGTCTTCGCCACTGTGGTGGACGGGCTGGAGACCATGGCCGAGGCCTGCCAGTCGATCTGGATGGACGGGGCCCGCGGGGAGACGCTGGCCTTCGCCCGTGCTGGAGAGGACTGA
- a CDS encoding amidase, with product MDRRTPSSLAEMTATELLAGYRAGDFSPVDATEAVLEQIARHDDVLNAFVLVDPESARTSAEASARRWQAGETLGPGDGLPTSIKDMFLTKGWPTYKGSTLIGEDGPWDVDAPCVARLKETGAVLVGKTTTPEFAWKGTTDSIRCGATGNPWDPSTTAGGSSGGASAAVGAGMAPWAVGTDAGGSVRIPASFTGTVALKATYGQVPMFPASPFGTLAHAGPMTRSVTDAAMLMDVITGFDSRDWAALPTPTSSYLEGLEDGVAGLRIAYSRNLGFVENDPEVERLVTDAVSLLERAGAVVEEIDPGFEDPVEAFHVLWFSGAAKVLEAFGPDAVDQVDPGLRAGIRRYAEASALDYLGATAVRMDLGVRMGAFHENYDLLVTPTMPITAFDHSRQAPEGWPSDLWTSWTPYTYPFNMTQQPAASVPCGVASDGLPVGLQIVGARTQDRLVLRAARAFEKASGEQFIRPVEPMARTSAV from the coding sequence ATGGACCGTCGAACCCCGAGCAGCCTCGCGGAGATGACTGCGACCGAGCTCCTCGCCGGCTACCGCGCTGGAGATTTCAGCCCGGTCGACGCGACAGAGGCCGTGCTGGAGCAGATCGCTCGGCACGATGACGTCCTGAACGCCTTCGTGCTCGTGGACCCTGAGTCCGCTCGCACCTCCGCGGAGGCCTCTGCCCGCCGCTGGCAGGCCGGAGAGACCCTGGGCCCCGGTGACGGCCTGCCCACCTCCATCAAGGACATGTTCCTCACCAAGGGTTGGCCTACCTACAAGGGGTCGACGCTCATCGGTGAGGACGGCCCCTGGGACGTGGACGCTCCCTGCGTGGCACGGCTGAAGGAGACCGGTGCGGTGCTGGTCGGGAAGACCACCACCCCGGAGTTCGCCTGGAAGGGCACCACAGACAGCATCCGCTGCGGCGCGACCGGCAACCCGTGGGACCCGAGCACCACCGCAGGCGGCTCCTCGGGAGGCGCTTCGGCCGCCGTCGGCGCCGGAATGGCCCCCTGGGCCGTAGGCACCGACGCCGGCGGGTCGGTGAGGATCCCCGCCTCCTTCACCGGGACGGTCGCGCTCAAGGCCACGTACGGCCAGGTGCCCATGTTCCCCGCCTCGCCCTTCGGGACTCTCGCCCACGCCGGGCCGATGACGCGCAGCGTCACCGACGCCGCGATGCTGATGGACGTCATCACCGGCTTCGACTCCCGGGACTGGGCCGCGCTCCCCACGCCGACCTCGTCCTACCTGGAGGGCCTCGAGGACGGTGTCGCAGGTCTGCGCATCGCCTACTCACGAAACCTGGGCTTCGTGGAGAACGACCCCGAGGTGGAGCGCCTCGTCACCGACGCGGTCTCGCTGCTGGAGCGGGCGGGTGCCGTGGTGGAGGAGATCGACCCCGGCTTCGAGGACCCGGTGGAGGCTTTCCACGTCCTCTGGTTCAGCGGTGCGGCAAAGGTGCTCGAAGCCTTCGGGCCGGACGCCGTGGACCAGGTGGACCCCGGACTGCGGGCGGGCATCCGGCGCTACGCCGAGGCCTCTGCCCTGGACTATCTGGGCGCCACCGCCGTCCGCATGGACCTGGGTGTGCGCATGGGGGCTTTCCATGAGAACTACGACCTGCTGGTCACCCCGACCATGCCGATCACCGCCTTCGACCACAGCAGGCAGGCCCCCGAGGGCTGGCCCTCGGACCTGTGGACGTCCTGGACGCCCTACACCTACCCGTTCAACATGACCCAGCAGCCGGCGGCATCGGTGCCCTGCGGCGTCGCCTCGGACGGGCTGCCGGTGGGGCTGCAGATCGTCGGGGCACGCACCCAGGACCGTCTGGTGCTGCGGGCCGCTCGGGCTTTCGAGAAGGCCTCCGGGGAGCAGTTCATCCGCCCGGTGGAGCCCATGGCGCGCACCTCGGCCGTCTGA